TTGATCCAGGCGACCGCGCTCCAGTTGTGGCGGTTAGAGCTGAGCACTTCCCGCAGCGTGGTGGCGACCACCTTTACATTGGGGAAACGTTCCACCACCGTCTGCATCATCGCCACGAATGCGCTCGGATCAAGCTTCGAGGCGGCGGCCACCTCGGGCCCTTTCAACCCGAGGCCCTTCTGCAGGTCCTCCTCGTTGCCCACCAGTACGTCCACATGTTCGACGATGCGCCGCAGTGTTTCCACCGCGCGGCTCTCCCCCCCGGACACCTTCCACAGCTTCGCACGGTAGTTCAGATCGAACGACGTCACCGCGCCCGCCGCCTTGGCGGCCTTCATCGCGGCGATCACGGTTTCGGCGGTGCTGGGCGACAGTGACGCGAAAATCCCGCCGCTGTGGAACCAGCGGACACCCTCGCCGAAGATCGCCGGCCAGTCGAAGTCGTCCGGTTTCAGCAGCGCGGCGGCCTCATTGCACCGGTTGTAGAACACTACGGGAGGCCGCACACCGAATCCTCGATCGCTGTAGACGGTCGCCATGTTCGGTCCGCGGACACCGTCGTGGTCGAAGTACTTGTAGATGCCGCGGACGCCCATCGCGCGGACGCGCTCCGCGATCAGGTCGCCGACCGGATAGCGCACCATCGCGGTGGCAATCGCGGTGCGCAGGCCGAAGCAGTCGGACAGATTGGCGGCGACGTTGTACTCGCCACCGCTGACGTGGATCCGGCAGACGGTGGCCTTGCGGAACGGGACGATGTCCGGGTCCAGCCGATGGACGAGCGCGCCGAGCGAGAGCAAATCGATCGCGCCGCCGGCGGGAATTTTCAGTTCACTGGCCATGGGAGGTCCTCCGTGGAACGGGTTGGGTACTCAGACGGTGTAGGTGCTGGCCGAGGTGGTGCCGCCGCGGCCGGTCCAATTGGTGTGGAAGAACTCGCCGCGGGGCCGGTCCACCCGCTCGTAGGTGTGGGCGCCGAAGTAGTCGCGCTGAGCCTGCAGCAGGTTCGCGGGCAGCCGTGCGGTGCGATAGCCGTCGTAGAACGCGAGCGCGGAGGACATTGCCGGCATCGGGATGCCGAGCCGGATGCCCAGCGTCACGGTGCGGCGCCAGGCGGGCAGTCCGCGGGTGACCGCCTCGCGGAAGAAGGGGTCCAGGAGGAGATTGACGAGGTTCGGGTTGCGGTCGAACGCCTTTTTGATCTCGCCGAGGAACACCGACCGGATGATGCAGCCGCCCCGCCAAACCAGTGCGATGCCGCCGTAGTTGAGGTTCCAGTTGTACTCCTTCGCGGCGGCGCGCATCAGCTGGTAACCCTGCGCATAGGAGACGATCTTCGAGGCGTACAGCGCCTGGCGGAGGTCGTTGAGAATCGCGGCACGACCCCGCTTTGGCAGTGTGGCCCGAGGGCCGCGCAGCACCTTTGACGCCTCCACGCGTTCCTCTTTCAGCGCGGAGAGGCAGCGCGCAAAGACCGCCTCGGCGATCAGCGTGAGCGGCTGGCCGGTGTCCAGCGCGGCCAGCACGGTCCATTTCCCGGTGCCCTTTTGGCCCGCCGCATCGAGGATGAGGTCGAGCGTGGCCTGGCCGTTCTCGTCGCGGTAGGCCAGGATGTCGCGGGTGATTTCGATGAGGTACGAGTTCAGTTCGCCCTCGTACCATTCCGCAAAGACCTTGTGCATCTCCTCGTTCGACATGCGCAGACCATCGCGCATCATGTGGTACGTTTCGCAGATCATCTGCATGTCGCCGTACTCGATGCCGTTGTGGACCATCTTCACGAAGTGGCCGGCGCCGTTTTCCCCCATCCAGTCACAGCAGGGCTCGCCATCGGGGGTTTTCGCGCAGATCGCCTGGAAGATGTCCTTCACATGCGGCCAGGCGGCGGGGGAGCCACCGGGCATCATCGAGGGGCCACGGAGCGCACCCTCCTCGCCGCCGGAGACGCCAGTGCCGATGTACAACAGCCCCTTGCTTTCGACGTACTGCGTGCGGCGGATGGTATCCGGGAAGTGCGAGTTGCCGCCGTCAATCAGGATATCGCCCGGTTCGAGCAGCGGGATTAGCTGTTCAATGAGATCGTCCACCGCCTTGCCGGCCTTCACCAGCATCATGATCTTGCGTGGCCGTTTCAGGGATGCGACGAGCTCCTGCGGCGACATGCAGCCGATCACGCTCAGCCCCTTCGCGCGGCCGTTCACGAAGTCAGTGACCTTGCTCGTGGTGCGGTTGTAGACCGCAACGGTGAAACCGTGGTTGACCATGTTGAGCACGAGGTTTTCGCCCATCACGGCCAGCCCAATCATCGCGATATCCGCCTTTTGGTTCTGGTTCATCTGCCGAGGTCCTTTCTGAGATCGAAGTCGTGAGACCGCGCGCTAGGGTACCGAGGGTGGTGACGTTGTCAACGGCGATCCGGAGCGGCAGCGGTCGGTTGGCGTCATTCGTCGGCGGCGTCCTCTTCGGGTTTCGGCTCGACTGTTGGCAGCGGGGAGGGCAGGAGATGCCGGGGGAGAAACGCTGCGTTTGCGATCAGCGTTGGGACCACCGCGCTGGCGATCACCGCACCGACGAGCAGCGAGTACTGCGATTGCGACACGATACCGTGCGAATAGCCGTACAGTGCGGAGATGGTGCCAAAGGTCAGTCCGGTGGACATCAACAGCGTGTAGTACCATCGCTCGCCGCGGTCACGTCGGAACCGCGCAATGACACCGTACAGGCCGAAGATTTTCGATGCGACCTTGCCAACGAGCAGCGCGAGCAGCACCAGCGGCGCTGCCGCCAGCGCCGGTACCGACACCAGGGAGCCGGCGCGCAGGAAGTAGAAGGGGGTGAGGAAGCCCACCGTCAGCGTTCGGAGGCGACGCATGAAGTGGGCGTCGGCGTCGGCGAACTCGGCCAGAACCATGCCGGCGATGTAGGCGGGCAGCACCGCCTCGCTGCCAGACCACAGCGCCAGCGCGCCGAGCGCAAAGAGCACGAAGGTGATCCACTTGGTGCGAATGGCCGCGGTCCGGAAGCCGTAGCGACGCGTGATCTCCCGGGAGAGCGGCGGCAGCGCGACGAAGGCCACTGCGCTGGCGACGATGAACACCACGGTGCGAACGGTGAACGGCGCAAAAATCACGCCGAGCGCGATCACAGTGCCGAGATCGTTGATGAAACATGCCCCGAGGATGCCCTTGCCGAACTCGGTGCGGTTCAGGCCGGTCTCCAGCATCACCGCGTAGACGACGGCCATCGACGTGGTCGACAGCGCGATGCCGGCCAGCCAGCTCGCCCGAGGGTCCCAGCCCAGCACCCACCGCGCGATCGCCGCGCATCCGAGGAACGGCGCCATGAACCCAACGAGGCCCACCACCCAAACCTCGCGCAGCTTCGTGCGCATCACGGCGGGGTCCAGCTCCGCGCCGGCCAGGAATGTGAGCAGGACCGATCCGGACGCCGCAATGAACTTCAGCCACTCCTCCTGATTCCGAATCGCGCCGGCGCCCGCGATCCATGTGGTCAACGCGGCGGCGACAACGCCCACACAGATCTCCATCAGCGCGATCGACACTCTGAGGTGATGTGCGAGCACTGCGGCGACCAGCGCCAGCCCCAGCCAGACTGCCGCATGCGCAAACAGGGTTTCCATTGCGGTGCTCCTTTTCCGGATCAGCGGTGTCCGCTCCTCACCGTTGGGGCGCGATTTGCCGCCGGCCGAACGTTGTCGCCGCCTCGGCCGGCAAGAATCGGTGGCCCATCGCGCGCGTGCGTTCGCCGCAGGATTCGAGCTCGGCGGGCTCTCCAGCGTCGCGCGCCGCCGTCGGCGTGCCTGCCTGCGGCGGGCTGGGCGACGAGCCGGCGCAACGCACTTTTGCGTTCACACGCTGCTGCAGCGATCCACGCTGATGCTTGCGATTCACGGTTCGCAGTTTCCTCGGTCTCGCGGGACCAGCGTCGCGGTCGCATCAGCCGGCGGCTTCTCCTCCGGCTGGGCGACGAATCCCTCAGTGTACACCAGCAGCGGCTCGTTTCCGAGCCGCGGCCGTGGCTCACTGTGCCGGCGGATTCGCCCACCGAGTTGGGGAGGGGGATCTTCGGCTCCGTGGCCACCTGCGCCCCGCAGGTCTTCGGCGGAAGTTGGCGGCATGGCGCTGCCCGCGACACATCCGTGTGTCCACTCGAGGGCGGCCATCTCCGGTCACATCGCCACGGCGGGGCACGAGATTCAGGGCAAAGTCGGGCTCGCGGTGATTCCGGGCCATATGCCTCTGCGATGGAAGAATGAGCCGCAGGTGAGACTCTCACGCGTCGCCATGTGGCACAACGCGGAACACGGCGGCGGGGGCGAAACGGAGACGCGACCACCGCAGACCGGCTCCTCACCGAGGCGCGCTGGATGAGCGCCGAGGGTCTGCGACCTCGGCAGACCGCAGGTCGCGTACCGTCGCTGTGGTGCGGCGGAAACGGCCGTAGGAGTTCTGCGTCCGGGGTGCGGTGGGGGCCGTCGGGGCGTGTGGGGGAGCCTCCGTTCCGAGGCGGGATTCACAACGGCAAAACCGTTTCGAGCGGCACGGAAGAGCCCGGAAGGACCGAGTGCGCGGTGCGGTCCCGATCAGCTTGGGGGAGCGAGCCCCGCCGTACAAAACGGCCTAGGTGTGGATGGCGGGCGGACCATCGGGTTGACCTACGGGCGGCAGGGCGTGTGACTCAGTCGCGCGATGCCCGGCCGATTCTTTTCCGGCTGAGCCGATGTATTTGCGGCGAGGCGCGCGGCGCGCCGAGCCCAGCGGAGTCAGCATTCGGGTCGGCGCGTGGTGGACCACGGTCAGACGGCGTCCCGAGCCGCAAGGCGCTCAGCGAGGGCGATTGTGTAGGGGTGCTGCGTCGCGGCGGTGACCGCCCATCGGGTCACTGCGCGGTCGTGGATGGGCGAGCGTGGTGTGGCTGGTTTGTCGGGTGTTGACGCAGGGACAAAATTTGATATGCTGTCGGTTCGCTTCCGTTCGAACGATCGGGTCGAGCCGGCGGACAGCGCGCATTCGTGCGAGAGCGCGGGGGTGTTGTGTCGCGGGTCGGCGCGACGGGGCGGCGGCTGAACGGCGTGGACAGAGGATGCCCATGTAGCTCAGTCGGTAGAGCGCGTCCTTGGTAAGGACGAGGTCGGCGGTTCAATCCCGCTCGTGGGCTCCATGCCGGGCCGGGACGGGCGAGGATGGGTGAGGATCGATCGAGAACAGCGCCGAAAGGCGCGGCGAAGGAGACAGGACCATGGCGAAGGAAAAATTTGAACGGACGAAGCCGCACGTGAACGTGGGGACCATTGGCCACGTCGACCACGGAAAGACCACGCTGACCTCCGCGATCACGAAGGTGCAGGCGGCGAAGGGGCTGGCGACGTTCGTGACCTACGACCAGGTTGCGAAGGCGTCGGAGGCGCACGGCCGGCGCGATGCGACGAAGATTTTGACGATCGCGACCGCGCACGTGGAGTACGAGTCCGAGAAGCGGCACTACGCGCACGTGGACTGTCCGGGCCACGCGGACTATGTGAAGAACATGATCACCGGCGCCGCGCAGATGGACGGTGCGATTCTGGTGGTCAGTGCGTCGGACGGTCCGATGCCGCAGACGCGCGAGCACATCCTGCTGGCGCGGCAGGTGGGGGTGCCGTCGATTGTGGTGTTTTTGAACAAGGTGGACACGGTGGACGATCCGGAGCTGCTCGATCTGGTCGAGATGGAGATCCGGGATCTTCTGACGAAGTACGAGTTTCCGGGTGACAAGACGCCGATCATTCGCGGTTCGGCGCTGAAGGCGCTGCAGGCGCCGTCGCCGGACCACCCGGATGCGAAGTGCATCCAGGAGCTGATGGAGGCGTTGGACAACTTCATCGAGGAGCCGGAGCGTCCGATTGACCAGCCGTTCCTGATGCCGATCGAGGATGTGTTCTCGATTGAGGGCCGAGGGACGGTGGTGACGGGGCGCGTCGAGCGTGGCGTGATCAAGGTGGGTGACGAAGTGGAGATTGTCGGTCTGCGGGACACGCAGAAGACGACCGTCACCGGCGTGGAGATGTTCCGGAAGCTGCTGGATCAGGGGCAGGCGGGGGACAACATCGGTTGTCTGCTGCGCGGCACGAAGAAGGAGGACGTGGAGCGCGGGCAGGTGCTCGCGAAGCCGGGCACGATCACGCCGCACACGCGGTTCAAGGCGGAGGTGTACGTGCTTTCGAAGGACGAGGGCGGGCGGCACACGCCGTTCTTCAAGGGCTACCGGCCGCAGTTCTACTTCCGCACGACCGACGTGACCGGCGACATTGCGCTGCCGGAGGGGGTGGAGATGGTGATGCCGGGCGACAATGTGAGCATGGATGTGAGGCTGATCACGCCGATTGCGATGGAGAAGTTCATGCGGTTCGCGATCCGCGAGGGCGGCCGGACGGTCGGCGCGGGGCGCGTGACGGAGATCGTCGAGTAGTGCGGTGGGTGGAGGCTCGCGGCGATGCCGAGGGAGATCATCACGCTCGCGTGCACGGAGTGCAAGCGGCGCAACTACACGACGACGCGGAACAAGAAAGCGCAGACCGAGCGGCTGGAGCTGCGGAAGTACTGTCCGGCGGAGCGGCGGCACACTCTGCATCGCGAGACGAAGTGACGGGCGGGATTTGGCAGGCAGGCCAGTAGCTCAATTGGCAGAGCACCGGTCTCCAAAACCGGTTGTTGGGGGTTCAAGTCCCTCCTGGCCTGCCATCGGTGATCGGAGAGCACGGGCGGCATGGAGAAGATCCGGGCACTGATCGGTCGCTCACGCGGCTTTCTGGCCGACGTGCACGCGGAGCTTCGGAAGTGCTCGTGGCCGTCGCGGACGGAGCTGTTCGAGTCCACGGTGGTTGTGATCGTTTCGGTGGTGTTGCTGGCCGCCTTTGTCGCGGTGAGCGACGGCCTGGTGGTGCTCGTGCTGCAGGCGATCCTGCCGCGCTGACGGAGGTGGGGGTGGATGAAGAAGCAGTGGTTCGTGTTGCACACGCTGTCGGGGCAGGAGAACCGGGTGAAGGAGAGCATTGAGCGGCGCGCGAAGATCGAGGAAATGGGGGATCTGATCGGGACGGTGTTGGTGCCGACCGAGCGTGTCGCCGAGGCGAGGGGCTCGCGGCGCACGACCACGGTGAAGAAGTTTTTTCCGGGTTACGTGTTGATCGAGATGGCGCTGTATGACGAGGAGGACCGGCTGATCGAGCGGAGCTGGCGGTTCATTCAGGAGACGCAGGGGGTGATCCGGTTCATTGGCGGTGACCGGCCAGTGCCGCTGCGGCCGGAGGAAGTGGAACGGATCCTGTCGCAGGTGGAGGAGAAGAAGGACAAGGTGCGGCCGCGGGTGACCTTTGAGCCGGGTGAGTCGGTGACGATCACCGAGGGGCCGTTTCAGAATTTTACGGGGGTGGTGGAGGAGGTGGATCCGGCGCACGGCAAGCTGAAGGTGTCGGTTTCGATCTTTGGCCGCGCGACGCCGGTGGAGCTGGAGTATTCGCAGGTGGAGCGGGCGTGAGCCAGCCCGGGGCGGGAGAGCTATGGCGAAAAAAGTCACAGGTGTGATCCGGCTGCAGATTCCGGCCGGCCAGGCGAATCCGGCGCCGCCCGTCGGCCCCGCGCTGGGCCAGCAGGGCGTCAACATCATGGAGTTCTGCAAGCAGTTCAACGCGGCGACCGCGGCGCAGGCGGGGCTGGTGATCCCGGTGGTGATCACGGTTTACCAGGACAAATCGTTCACGTTTGTGACGAAGAGTCCGCCCGCGTCGGTGCTGTTGAAGCGGGCGGCGGGGATTGCGAAGGGGTCCGGCGCGCCGAATCGGGAGAAGGTGGGCCGGGTGACGCGGGCGCAGGTGGAGGAGATCGCGCGAGCGAAGGCGAAGGATCTGAATGCGGCGGACCTGGCGCAAGCGGTGAAGATGATTGAGGGAACGGCCCGCAGCATGGGCATCGAGGTGGTGTGACATGGCGCGGCACGGCAAGCGGTATGCGTCGGTGGCGAAGCTGGTGGACCGGACGAAGACCTATGAGCTGGCCGAGGCGATCCAGTTTCTGAAGGATCATCCGACCGCGTCGTTCGATGAGACGATGGAGGTGGCGTTCCGGATGGGGCTGGACCCCAGCAAGTCGGATCAGACGCTCCGCGGCACCGTGGTGCTGCCGCACGGCACGGGCAAGAAAGTTCGAGTGGCGGTGTTTGCGGACGGCCCGGCGGCGGATGCGGCGCGG
The Kiritimatiellia bacterium DNA segment above includes these coding regions:
- a CDS encoding PfkB family carbohydrate kinase, with protein sequence MASELKIPAGGAIDLLSLGALVHRLDPDIVPFRKATVCRIHVSGGEYNVAANLSDCFGLRTAIATAMVRYPVGDLIAERVRAMGVRGIYKYFDHDGVRGPNMATVYSDRGFGVRPPVVFYNRCNEAAALLKPDDFDWPAIFGEGVRWFHSGGIFASLSPSTAETVIAAMKAAKAAGAVTSFDLNYRAKLWKVSGGESRAVETLRRIVEHVDVLVGNEEDLQKGLGLKGPEVAAASKLDPSAFVAMMQTVVERFPNVKVVATTLREVLSSNRHNWSAVAWINGEVIQAPTCQLDVYDRVGGGDGFAAGFFYGLLTGRPAAEAVRLGWAHGALLTTFPGDTTMATLADVEAFAKGGSARIQR
- the gnd gene encoding decarboxylating NADP(+)-dependent phosphogluconate dehydrogenase, whose protein sequence is MNQNQKADIAMIGLAVMGENLVLNMVNHGFTVAVYNRTTSKVTDFVNGRAKGLSVIGCMSPQELVASLKRPRKIMMLVKAGKAVDDLIEQLIPLLEPGDILIDGGNSHFPDTIRRTQYVESKGLLYIGTGVSGGEEGALRGPSMMPGGSPAAWPHVKDIFQAICAKTPDGEPCCDWMGENGAGHFVKMVHNGIEYGDMQMICETYHMMRDGLRMSNEEMHKVFAEWYEGELNSYLIEITRDILAYRDENGQATLDLILDAAGQKGTGKWTVLAALDTGQPLTLIAEAVFARCLSALKEERVEASKVLRGPRATLPKRGRAAILNDLRQALYASKIVSYAQGYQLMRAAAKEYNWNLNYGGIALVWRGGCIIRSVFLGEIKKAFDRNPNLVNLLLDPFFREAVTRGLPAWRRTVTLGIRLGIPMPAMSSALAFYDGYRTARLPANLLQAQRDYFGAHTYERVDRPRGEFFHTNWTGRGGTTSASTYTV
- a CDS encoding cation:proton antiporter; its protein translation is METLFAHAAVWLGLALVAAVLAHHLRVSIALMEICVGVVAAALTTWIAGAGAIRNQEEWLKFIAASGSVLLTFLAGAELDPAVMRTKLREVWVVGLVGFMAPFLGCAAIARWVLGWDPRASWLAGIALSTTSMAVVYAVMLETGLNRTEFGKGILGACFINDLGTVIALGVIFAPFTVRTVVFIVASAVAFVALPPLSREITRRYGFRTAAIRTKWITFVLFALGALALWSGSEAVLPAYIAGMVLAEFADADAHFMRRLRTLTVGFLTPFYFLRAGSLVSVPALAAAPLVLLALLVGKVASKIFGLYGVIARFRRDRGERWYYTLLMSTGLTFGTISALYGYSHGIVSQSQYSLLVGAVIASAVVPTLIANAAFLPRHLLPSPLPTVEPKPEEDAADE
- the tuf gene encoding elongation factor Tu — translated: MAKEKFERTKPHVNVGTIGHVDHGKTTLTSAITKVQAAKGLATFVTYDQVAKASEAHGRRDATKILTIATAHVEYESEKRHYAHVDCPGHADYVKNMITGAAQMDGAILVVSASDGPMPQTREHILLARQVGVPSIVVFLNKVDTVDDPELLDLVEMEIRDLLTKYEFPGDKTPIIRGSALKALQAPSPDHPDAKCIQELMEALDNFIEEPERPIDQPFLMPIEDVFSIEGRGTVVTGRVERGVIKVGDEVEIVGLRDTQKTTVTGVEMFRKLLDQGQAGDNIGCLLRGTKKEDVERGQVLAKPGTITPHTRFKAEVYVLSKDEGGRHTPFFKGYRPQFYFRTTDVTGDIALPEGVEMVMPGDNVSMDVRLITPIAMEKFMRFAIREGGRTVGAGRVTEIVE
- the rpmG gene encoding 50S ribosomal protein L33; the encoded protein is MPREIITLACTECKRRNYTTTRNKKAQTERLELRKYCPAERRHTLHRETK
- the secE gene encoding preprotein translocase subunit SecE, producing the protein MEKIRALIGRSRGFLADVHAELRKCSWPSRTELFESTVVVIVSVVLLAAFVAVSDGLVVLVLQAILPR
- the nusG gene encoding transcription termination/antitermination protein NusG, whose protein sequence is MKKQWFVLHTLSGQENRVKESIERRAKIEEMGDLIGTVLVPTERVAEARGSRRTTTVKKFFPGYVLIEMALYDEEDRLIERSWRFIQETQGVIRFIGGDRPVPLRPEEVERILSQVEEKKDKVRPRVTFEPGESVTITEGPFQNFTGVVEEVDPAHGKLKVSVSIFGRATPVELEYSQVERA
- the rplK gene encoding 50S ribosomal protein L11 yields the protein MAKKVTGVIRLQIPAGQANPAPPVGPALGQQGVNIMEFCKQFNAATAAQAGLVIPVVITVYQDKSFTFVTKSPPASVLLKRAAGIAKGSGAPNREKVGRVTRAQVEEIARAKAKDLNAADLAQAVKMIEGTARSMGIEVV